The following are encoded together in the bacterium genome:
- a CDS encoding glycosyltransferase family 2 protein, which yields MKLSIIIPVFNEEATVKEIIDRCRALPFDTEVVVVDDGSSDGTRDVLAKENGADGVTVCYHEKNRGKGAAIRTGVEKCTGDIVVIQDADLEYMPEEFPALVQPIVDGYADVVYGSRFLGTHRVFKVVHYFGNKFLTLVTNVLYDTMLTDMETCYKAFRAAVIKNVDIKSDRFNFEPEITAKVFKQKKLRVYEMPISYHGRDYDEGKKITWFDGIPALWALIKYRFTD from the coding sequence GGTCAAGGAAATAATCGACCGCTGCCGCGCGCTGCCCTTCGACACAGAAGTCGTCGTCGTGGACGACGGCTCGAGCGACGGCACGCGCGACGTCCTCGCGAAAGAGAACGGCGCCGACGGCGTAACGGTTTGCTACCACGAGAAGAACCGCGGTAAAGGCGCCGCGATACGGACCGGCGTCGAGAAATGCACCGGCGATATCGTCGTCATCCAGGACGCCGACCTCGAGTACATGCCCGAAGAATTCCCCGCGCTGGTCCAACCTATCGTCGACGGGTACGCCGACGTCGTTTACGGCTCGCGCTTCCTGGGGACCCACCGCGTATTCAAAGTCGTCCATTACTTCGGCAACAAGTTCCTGACTCTCGTCACGAACGTCCTCTACGACACCATGCTCACCGACATGGAAACTTGCTACAAAGCGTTTCGCGCCGCCGTTATAAAAAACGTCGACATCAAATCGGACCGCTTCAACTTCGAACCGGAGATAACGGCCAAAGTTTTCAAACAGAAAAAACTCCGCGTCTACGAGATGCCTATCTCGTACCACGGCCGCGATTACGACGAGGGTAAAAAGATAACCTGGTTCGACGGCATACCGGCGCTCTGGGCCCTCATCAAATACCGCTTCACCGATTAA
- a CDS encoding alcohol dehydrogenase catalytic domain-containing protein: MKAVVVKGGKLSLDASYAKPAPERDEVIVKVRYAGVCDTDVQLASGYMSFEGVPGHEFVGVVEGGSEAWLGKRVVGEINCACGVCSHCIQGRGNHCTYRTVLGINGRDGCFAEYIMLPTANLHEIPDDVPDEKAVFVEPLAAAVNVVELTHVPPTYEVAVVGDGKIGLLVAEVISLSGAAVAVVGHHPGRADKLAAMGRAVPILRPDEAPDGHYDVVVECTGAADGLQHALRYVRPRGTVVLKTTVADPYNVDLAPAVINEVTVAGNRCGPFAPALRMISEGRVDPTPLIEEIHPVEDLPDLLARGAPGLKHLIKFE, from the coding sequence GTGAAAGCCGTTGTCGTCAAAGGCGGGAAACTTTCGTTGGACGCGTCGTACGCCAAACCCGCGCCGGAACGCGACGAAGTCATAGTCAAGGTCCGGTACGCCGGCGTGTGCGACACCGACGTCCAACTGGCGTCGGGATACATGTCGTTCGAAGGCGTCCCCGGCCACGAGTTCGTGGGGGTCGTCGAGGGCGGCTCGGAGGCGTGGCTCGGGAAGCGCGTCGTCGGCGAGATCAACTGCGCCTGCGGCGTTTGCAGCCATTGCATCCAAGGCCGGGGCAACCATTGCACGTACCGAACGGTGTTGGGCATCAACGGCCGCGACGGCTGCTTCGCCGAATACATAATGTTGCCGACGGCTAACCTGCACGAAATCCCGGACGACGTACCCGACGAAAAAGCGGTCTTCGTGGAGCCGCTGGCGGCCGCGGTCAACGTCGTCGAATTGACCCACGTCCCGCCGACGTACGAGGTAGCGGTCGTGGGCGACGGCAAGATCGGCCTGCTGGTCGCGGAAGTGATAAGCCTGAGCGGCGCCGCGGTAGCCGTCGTGGGCCATCACCCCGGCCGCGCCGACAAGCTCGCCGCTATGGGCCGCGCCGTCCCCATATTGCGGCCCGACGAGGCGCCCGACGGCCACTACGACGTGGTGGTAGAGTGCACCGGCGCCGCCGACGGCTTGCAGCACGCCCTCCGCTACGTACGGCCGCGGGGCACCGTCGTCCTTAAGACCACCGTCGCGGACCCGTACAACGTCGACCTCGCGCCGGCGGTCATTAACGAGGTTACGGTGGCCGGGAACCGCTGCGGGCCGTTCGCGCCGGCGTTGAGGATGATAAGCGAAGGCCGCGTCGACCCCACGCCGCTTATTGAGGAAATCCACCCCGTAGAAGACTTGCCGGACCTTCTGGCGCGCGGCGCCCCGGGCCTTAAGCACCTTATAAAGTTCGAATAA
- a CDS encoding TonB-dependent receptor, with translation MLRKTALALCIAAYGGGAAADDDYPYYYKLEPPAEERYAGSETVTAGGYVPVLAREFAGTARVLDGEVLRNRGYLWLGRVLEEEAGIYVEYVPGREGPTMTPRFRGSSGREVLLLVDGVPVNDLATGWADLKVFPMEAVARVEVINGPASFRFGDRAVAGVVNVETMKGPRESARALLSASDGSFDTERYRFNFGMTVRGIDLFASGNRILTAEPNTRDRDTSTNVDGRVARRWGEVGELDVSYGHYASDESVLPPWQWEEYRSRLTAPKAPGLQKGWQDRLRAAGRRRWGAGDLRARGYYVTTRSWFHEAEERRLHQTRAYEEGGGVSYTLPHAAGGAFTVEAAGGLRGEADAGEKAVLVSGRVLEEIRPAGGVYLAAGTSYDALAGVGGAFSPRVAASALLARAVKFYGSLNGGVRLPAAAELGRREEVTRELGYEAGARFYRTNVAEAGLAYFYNRGKDVYLDGEGLWTAELTRRGVEASAEGKLPPWFDWGASYCLTDAVRAGGEEVGFVPRHRAFGKLGFQKGFLKDDLRLRAEARLEYTGIRRNVAPESPEYVVEPYPYFKIPYRYELPAYWQVGAHFSVAVVSFQLYCNLENINGARDYVIRPGYSVPRRMRTYVGFNWTLFD, from the coding sequence ATGTTAAGGAAAACCGCGTTGGCCTTATGTATTGCGGCGTACGGCGGCGGTGCGGCGGCCGACGACGACTACCCCTATTATTATAAGCTCGAGCCGCCGGCTGAAGAGCGTTACGCCGGCAGCGAAACGGTTACCGCCGGCGGGTACGTCCCCGTCCTCGCGCGCGAGTTCGCCGGGACGGCGCGCGTTCTGGACGGCGAGGTCTTGCGTAATAGGGGATATTTGTGGTTGGGCCGGGTCTTGGAGGAAGAGGCCGGCATCTACGTCGAGTACGTTCCGGGGCGCGAGGGCCCGACGATGACGCCGCGTTTCCGGGGCTCGAGCGGCCGGGAGGTGTTGCTGCTCGTGGACGGCGTTCCGGTGAACGACCTCGCCACCGGCTGGGCCGACTTGAAGGTTTTCCCGATGGAGGCGGTCGCGAGGGTGGAGGTTATAAACGGGCCGGCGTCGTTCCGGTTCGGCGACCGGGCCGTCGCGGGCGTCGTCAACGTCGAGACGATGAAGGGCCCGCGCGAATCGGCGCGCGCGCTGCTATCGGCGTCCGACGGTTCTTTCGATACCGAACGTTACCGCTTCAACTTCGGCATGACGGTGCGGGGGATAGACCTCTTCGCGAGCGGCAATCGCATACTTACGGCGGAACCCAACACCCGCGACCGCGACACCTCCACCAACGTCGACGGCCGCGTGGCTCGGCGTTGGGGCGAAGTCGGCGAATTGGACGTCTCCTACGGCCATTACGCGTCCGACGAGAGCGTGCTGCCGCCTTGGCAGTGGGAAGAATACCGCTCTCGGTTAACGGCCCCCAAAGCGCCCGGGTTACAGAAGGGCTGGCAAGACCGGCTACGCGCGGCCGGCCGGCGGCGCTGGGGCGCGGGCGATTTACGCGCGCGCGGATACTACGTTACGACGCGGAGTTGGTTCCACGAGGCCGAGGAGCGGCGGCTGCATCAAACCCGGGCTTATGAGGAGGGCGGCGGCGTTTCGTACACGTTGCCGCACGCCGCCGGCGGCGCGTTTACGGTGGAGGCGGCCGGCGGCCTCCGCGGCGAGGCCGACGCGGGAGAAAAGGCCGTTCTCGTATCGGGCAGGGTTTTAGAAGAAATCAGGCCCGCGGGCGGCGTTTACCTGGCGGCCGGGACGAGCTACGACGCGCTGGCGGGCGTCGGCGGCGCGTTTAGCCCTCGCGTCGCGGCGTCGGCGTTGCTGGCGCGAGCCGTTAAGTTCTACGGGTCTTTGAACGGCGGCGTACGGCTTCCCGCGGCGGCGGAATTGGGAAGGCGCGAGGAGGTAACGCGGGAACTCGGTTATGAAGCCGGGGCGCGCTTTTACCGCACAAACGTCGCCGAGGCCGGCCTGGCGTATTTCTACAACCGCGGCAAGGACGTCTACCTCGACGGGGAAGGGTTGTGGACGGCCGAGCTTACGCGCCGGGGCGTGGAGGCCTCGGCCGAGGGTAAGCTGCCGCCGTGGTTCGATTGGGGCGCGAGCTATTGTTTAACCGATGCGGTGCGCGCCGGCGGCGAGGAAGTAGGGTTCGTGCCGCGGCATCGCGCCTTCGGCAAGTTGGGATTCCAAAAAGGTTTTCTCAAAGATGATTTAAGGCTGCGGGCCGAGGCTCGCCTCGAGTACACCGGCATAAGGCGCAACGTCGCGCCGGAGTCGCCGGAGTACGTCGTCGAGCCGTATCCGTACTTCAAGATACCTTACCGGTACGAGCTGCCGGCGTACTGGCAAGTAGGCGCGCACTTCTCCGTCGCGGTGGTCTCGTTTCAGCTATACTGCAACCTCGAGAACATAAACGGCGCGCGCGACTACGTGATACGGCCCGGCTACTCGGTACCGCGGCGGATGCGGACGTACGTGGGATTTAACTGGACGTTGTTCGACTGA
- the tadA gene encoding tRNA adenosine(34) deaminase TadA translates to MPQEEDDERFMMEALAAAVEAGADGEVPVGAVIVSEGRVIARGRNRTEATRQAVAHAELEALRKASGVAGDWRLSGCTLYVTLEPCPMCAFAAVLARLGRVVFGAADPKFGGCGSVVDVPAAPFNHRLAVRGGVLAEKCAALLQEFFRGRREEERNAKQP, encoded by the coding sequence ATGCCGCAAGAGGAAGACGACGAACGTTTCATGATGGAAGCCCTGGCCGCCGCCGTAGAAGCCGGGGCCGACGGCGAGGTCCCGGTCGGGGCCGTAATCGTATCGGAAGGCCGCGTCATCGCCCGGGGCCGGAACCGAACCGAAGCCACCCGCCAGGCCGTAGCCCACGCCGAACTCGAGGCGCTGCGAAAAGCGAGCGGCGTCGCGGGCGATTGGCGGCTGAGCGGATGCACGCTCTACGTAACGCTCGAGCCTTGCCCCATGTGCGCGTTCGCCGCGGTCCTGGCGCGTCTGGGCCGCGTCGTCTTCGGCGCGGCGGACCCGAAATTCGGCGGCTGCGGCTCCGTCGTCGACGTCCCCGCGGCGCCGTTCAATCACCGCCTAGCCGTTCGCGGCGGCGTCCTCGCCGAGAAATGCGCCGCTTTGCTGCAGGAATTCTTCCGGGGTCGCCGCGAGGAGGAGCGAAACGCTAAACAACCGTAA
- a CDS encoding DUF362 domain-containing protein has product MGINRREFFRDLGLAAGAAALLSREAFGADEAVWPYAPLKTADVIVCEGTAYKTLLTRAFDKLGGLKKYIKGGDSVLVKPNIAWDRAPEYGATTNPFVVAALVELSLAAGAGEVKVYDNTCANCRRSYDSSGIADAARDAGAKVSYVDTALGKTVNIPNGVAVKKAEVYADVLDTDVIINVPIAKDHSLSRLTLGMKNLLGILVENRGRWHQRINQKLVDLAQVVTPTLTVIDATRIMTANGPTGGELGYVKRLDKLIVTTDVTAADAYATTLFGLEPTDLGVVKEARKRDFGTADVERMNVSKVTA; this is encoded by the coding sequence ATGGGGATAAATAGACGCGAATTCTTCCGGGATTTGGGGCTCGCCGCCGGCGCCGCGGCCCTTTTAAGCCGCGAAGCGTTCGGGGCGGACGAGGCCGTGTGGCCGTACGCCCCCCTAAAAACCGCCGACGTTATAGTCTGCGAGGGCACGGCCTACAAGACGCTACTGACCCGTGCCTTCGATAAACTGGGCGGCCTGAAGAAATATATCAAGGGCGGCGACAGCGTACTGGTCAAACCGAACATCGCCTGGGACCGCGCCCCCGAGTACGGCGCCACCACCAACCCGTTCGTCGTCGCGGCGTTGGTCGAGCTCAGCCTTGCCGCCGGCGCGGGCGAGGTTAAGGTCTACGACAACACGTGCGCCAACTGCCGCCGCAGCTACGACTCGAGCGGCATCGCCGACGCGGCCCGCGACGCCGGCGCGAAAGTCTCGTACGTCGACACCGCGCTGGGAAAAACCGTAAATATCCCGAACGGCGTCGCCGTAAAAAAAGCCGAGGTCTACGCCGACGTCCTGGACACGGACGTAATAATCAACGTCCCGATTGCCAAAGACCACTCCCTCTCCCGCCTCACCCTCGGGATGAAAAACCTGTTGGGGATACTGGTCGAGAACCGCGGCCGCTGGCACCAGCGCATAAACCAAAAGCTCGTCGACCTGGCCCAAGTGGTAACGCCGACGCTTACCGTCATCGACGCCACGCGCATTATGACCGCCAACGGCCCAACCGGCGGCGAATTAGGTTACGTGAAGCGCCTTGACAAGCTCATCGTAACGACGGACGTGACCGCCGCCGACGCCTACGCTACCACCCTCTTCGGCCTCGAGCCCACGGACCTCGGCGTCGTTAAAGAAGCCCGCAAGCGGGACTTCGGCACCGCGGACGTCGAGCGTATGAACGTCTCCAAGGTCACGGCCTAA